The following are encoded in a window of Saccharothrix longispora genomic DNA:
- a CDS encoding sulfate adenylyltransferase subunit 1: MTSDLLRLVTAGSVDDGKSTLVGRLLYDTKSVLSDQIDAVLASSEERGLDDPDLSLLVDGLRAEREQGITIDVAYRYFATAKRTFVLADTPGHVQYLRNTVTGASTSDHAVLLTDARKGVLPQTRRHLAVMAMLGVPGITLAVNKLDLVDFDRDTHEKIRDEFVAHAVSLGYDEDQVTAIPMSALTGDNVVTRSENTPWYDGPTLLDHLERVTPDRRGCDVGFRMPVQYVLRSDGNDYRAYAGQVVAGRVSPGDEVVVLPAGTVTTVTEVGTPDGPVDSADEGQPVTLVLADDLAVTRGDLLASADRRPSVQDEFDATVCWLAEEPLRPGAKVLLRHGTRTTQCRVPGLPARLDEQELAIQRDPEELALNEIGQVRLQVADALPFDDYADCVATGAFLLIDPKGGDTLAAGLLGDALSVVGADRGEQDG, encoded by the coding sequence ATGACGTCCGACCTGTTGCGGCTGGTCACGGCGGGCAGCGTGGACGACGGCAAGTCCACCCTCGTCGGCCGGCTGCTCTACGACACCAAGTCCGTGCTCAGCGACCAGATCGACGCGGTGCTCGCCAGCAGCGAGGAGCGCGGCCTGGACGACCCCGACCTGTCGCTGCTGGTGGACGGCCTGCGTGCGGAGCGCGAGCAGGGCATCACCATCGATGTGGCCTACCGCTACTTCGCCACCGCCAAGCGCACGTTCGTGCTGGCCGACACCCCCGGGCACGTCCAGTACCTGCGCAACACCGTCACCGGCGCCTCGACCTCGGACCACGCGGTGCTGCTGACCGACGCCCGCAAGGGCGTGCTGCCGCAGACCCGCAGGCACCTGGCCGTGATGGCGATGCTCGGCGTCCCCGGCATCACGCTGGCGGTCAACAAGCTCGACCTCGTCGACTTCGACCGCGACACCCACGAGAAGATCCGCGACGAGTTCGTGGCGCACGCGGTGTCCCTGGGCTACGACGAGGACCAGGTCACCGCCATCCCGATGTCCGCGCTGACCGGCGACAACGTCGTGACCCGCTCGGAGAACACCCCCTGGTACGACGGGCCGACGCTGCTCGACCACCTGGAGCGGGTCACGCCCGACCGGCGCGGCTGCGACGTCGGGTTCCGGATGCCCGTCCAGTACGTGCTGCGCTCCGACGGCAACGACTACCGCGCGTACGCGGGCCAGGTCGTGGCCGGCAGGGTCTCGCCCGGCGACGAGGTCGTGGTCCTGCCCGCGGGCACCGTCACCACCGTCACCGAGGTGGGCACCCCGGACGGGCCGGTCGACTCCGCGGACGAGGGGCAGCCGGTGACCCTGGTGCTGGCCGACGACCTGGCCGTCACCCGGGGCGACCTGCTCGCCTCGGCCGACCGCAGGCCGAGCGTCCAGGACGAGTTCGACGCCACCGTGTGCTGGCTGGCCGAGGAACCGCTGCGGCCCGGCGCGAAGGTGCTGCTGCGGCACGGCACGCGGACCACGCAGTGCCGCGTGCCCGGCCTGCCCGCCCGGCTCGACGAGCAGGAGCTGGCCATCCAGCGGGACCCGGAGGAGCTGGCGCTCAACGAGATCGGCCAGGTCCGGCTCCAGGTCGCCGACGCGCTGCCGTTCGACGACTACGCGGACTGCGTCGCCACCGGCGCGTTCCTGCTGATCGACCCCAAGGGCGGCGACACACTGGCCGCCGGCCTGCTGGGGGACGCGCTGTCGGTGGTCGGTGCCGACCGCGGCGAGCAGGATGGCTGA
- a CDS encoding AMP-binding protein: MSAEPKDEYLAEGWWRAEETLVDDLRRAAREHPDRQAVVVWHTDGRDKETVTYAELEARVERIAAGLAGLGVRHGDVVTLQLPNSWQLIATALACSRIGAVAGPVLPIMRKRELTFMTGLTGSPVYIGPVEHRGHSHAELSEEVAREVGSMRHRVLVGAADAPEGTPGLPGALDFDTALLGEPGTEGAVVGDTEGRGAGPDDAAYLMFTSGTTGEPKGVVHSHNTLHATNRMQVDALHLTGDEITAMGSPTTHNAGWTWNFTMPLLLGATCVHIDNWDAGLMLRVLEEERVTFFMGAPPFLVDLIDRQREQRRDLSDLRAFATGSAPIPPVLVEQARDVLGCRLYALWGMTENGAPTITRPEDPEMRASESDGSAVPGMEVRIVDEETGEPVGPGGTGRLQVRGATQCLGYYRRPDVYAANVTDDGWFDTGDLARDDGHGGIRIAGRDKDVISRGGEKVPVVEVEAALRRHPAIKDVAVVGYPDDRLGERACAVVVAQGDKPELPDLREHLDGLGMAKQYWPERVEYAGELPTTPSGKVQKFKLREQLVDG, translated from the coding sequence ATGTCCGCGGAACCCAAGGACGAGTACCTCGCCGAGGGGTGGTGGCGAGCCGAGGAGACGCTGGTCGACGACCTGCGCCGGGCGGCCCGCGAGCACCCGGACCGGCAGGCGGTCGTGGTGTGGCACACCGACGGCCGCGACAAGGAGACCGTCACCTACGCCGAGCTGGAGGCCCGCGTCGAGCGGATCGCAGCCGGGCTGGCCGGGCTGGGCGTGCGGCACGGCGACGTGGTCACCCTCCAGCTGCCCAACTCGTGGCAGCTGATCGCCACCGCGCTGGCGTGCTCCCGCATCGGCGCCGTCGCCGGCCCGGTGCTGCCGATCATGCGCAAGCGCGAGCTGACGTTCATGACGGGCCTGACCGGGAGCCCCGTCTACATCGGACCGGTCGAGCACCGCGGCCACTCGCACGCCGAGCTGAGCGAGGAGGTCGCCCGCGAGGTCGGCTCCATGAGGCACCGCGTGCTCGTCGGCGCGGCCGACGCGCCCGAGGGCACGCCCGGCCTGCCGGGTGCGCTGGACTTCGACACCGCGCTGCTCGGCGAGCCGGGCACCGAGGGTGCCGTGGTCGGCGACACCGAGGGCCGCGGGGCCGGCCCCGATGACGCCGCCTACCTGATGTTCACCTCCGGTACCACCGGCGAGCCCAAGGGCGTGGTGCACAGCCACAACACGCTGCACGCCACCAACCGCATGCAGGTCGACGCGTTGCACCTGACCGGCGACGAGATCACCGCGATGGGCTCGCCGACCACCCACAACGCGGGCTGGACGTGGAACTTCACCATGCCGCTGCTGCTGGGCGCGACGTGCGTGCACATCGACAACTGGGACGCCGGGCTGATGCTGCGCGTCCTGGAGGAGGAACGGGTCACCTTCTTCATGGGCGCGCCGCCGTTCCTGGTCGACCTCATCGACCGGCAGCGGGAGCAGCGGCGCGACCTGTCCGACCTCAGGGCGTTCGCCACGGGCAGCGCCCCCATCCCCCCGGTGCTGGTCGAGCAGGCCCGTGACGTGCTGGGCTGCCGGTTGTACGCCCTGTGGGGCATGACCGAGAACGGCGCCCCGACCATCACCCGGCCCGAGGACCCGGAGATGCGCGCCTCGGAGAGCGACGGCTCGGCCGTGCCCGGCATGGAGGTGCGCATCGTCGACGAGGAGACCGGGGAACCGGTGGGCCCCGGCGGGACCGGCCGGCTCCAGGTGCGCGGCGCCACCCAGTGCCTCGGCTACTACCGCCGCCCCGACGTCTACGCCGCGAACGTCACCGACGACGGCTGGTTCGACACCGGTGACCTGGCCCGCGACGACGGCCACGGCGGCATCCGCATCGCCGGCCGCGACAAGGACGTCATCTCCCGCGGCGGCGAGAAGGTCCCCGTCGTGGAGGTCGAGGCGGCACTGCGCCGCCACCCGGCGATCAAGGACGTCGCGGTGGTCGGCTACCCCGACGACCGGCTCGGCGAGCGGGCGTGCGCGGTGGTCGTGGCGCAGGGCGACAAGCCCGAGCTGCCCGACCTGCGCGAGCACCTCGACGGGCTGGGCATGGCCAAGCAGTACTGGCCCGAGCGCGTGGAGTACGCGGGCGAGCTGCCCACGACGCCCAGCGGCAAGGTCCAGAAGTTCAAGCTGCGCGAGCAGCTGGTCGACGGCTGA
- a CDS encoding FAD/NAD(P)-binding protein produces the protein MAEALRVVVVGVGAGGALAAIHLLRAAADRDVRLELVLVDRSGEFGPGRAYRTGDPDHLLNTAAGKMSALADDADHFVRWSRGGGRDADATAFLPRGDYGRYLVETLLAEERRAHRAAVVDRAADTATGLSADERGVTVDLARRGPVRADFAVLAPGVGGGDPLAGVVPAGAPRYVRDPWDGRWDGPPAVADGSPVLVLGTGLSMMDLAGTVTRAHPDAVVHAVSRHGLLPRSHRAGQAGTPDATAPPGGPEALRGIGSLGDLLGFARRCVAADPDRWREFVDRLRPHAPGLWQQLDVADRRRFLDRVNRYWDVHRHRAAPATHRRVRALVGAGRLRVHRGRVHRVRCTGDGFDVDLATPGGTRSLRVGWLVNTTGFRQDVGDPLLRDLVADGTARPDRVGLGVATGGDGRVLDRRGAPRRIFALGALRRGELFESTAVPEIRNQAVTIAAAAVDAVAREVRT, from the coding sequence ATGGCTGAGGCGTTGCGGGTGGTCGTCGTCGGCGTCGGCGCCGGCGGTGCGCTGGCGGCGATCCACCTGCTGCGCGCCGCCGCCGACCGCGACGTGCGGCTGGAGCTGGTCCTGGTCGACCGCAGCGGCGAGTTCGGCCCCGGTCGGGCCTACCGCACCGGGGACCCGGACCACCTGCTCAACACCGCCGCCGGGAAGATGAGCGCGCTGGCCGACGACGCCGACCACTTCGTGCGCTGGAGCCGGGGCGGCGGCCGCGACGCCGACGCGACCGCGTTCCTGCCGCGCGGCGACTACGGCCGCTACCTGGTCGAGACGCTGCTCGCCGAGGAGCGGCGGGCCCACCGCGCGGCGGTGGTCGACCGGGCCGCCGACACCGCGACGGGGCTGTCCGCCGACGAGCGCGGTGTGACGGTGGACCTGGCCCGGCGGGGGCCGGTGCGGGCCGACTTCGCCGTGCTCGCGCCGGGCGTCGGCGGCGGCGACCCGCTGGCCGGCGTGGTGCCCGCCGGGGCACCCCGGTACGTGCGCGACCCGTGGGACGGCCGGTGGGACGGCCCGCCCGCGGTCGCCGACGGCTCGCCGGTCCTCGTGCTGGGCACCGGCCTGTCCATGATGGACCTGGCGGGCACGGTCACCCGCGCCCACCCGGACGCGGTGGTGCACGCGGTGTCGCGGCACGGGCTGCTGCCCAGGTCGCACCGGGCCGGCCAGGCCGGGACGCCGGACGCGACGGCACCGCCGGGTGGCCCCGAGGCGCTGCGCGGCATCGGGTCGCTCGGCGACCTGCTGGGCTTCGCGCGCCGCTGCGTCGCCGCCGACCCCGACCGCTGGCGCGAGTTCGTGGACCGGCTGCGCCCGCACGCGCCCGGGCTGTGGCAGCAGTTGGACGTGGCCGACCGGCGGCGCTTCCTGGACCGCGTCAACCGGTACTGGGACGTGCACCGCCACCGCGCCGCCCCCGCCACCCACCGGCGGGTCCGGGCGCTGGTCGGCGCGGGGAGGCTGCGCGTGCACCGAGGCAGGGTCCACCGGGTGCGGTGCACCGGTGACGGGTTCGACGTCGACCTCGCCACCCCCGGCGGCACGCGGTCGCTGCGCGTCGGGTGGCTGGTCAACACCACGGGGTTCCGCCAGGACGTCGGGGACCCGCTGCTGCGCGACCTGGTGGCCGACGGCACCGCCCGCCCCGACCGGGTGGGCCTGGGCGTGGCGACCGGCGGCGACGGCCGGGTGCTCGACCGGCGCGGCGCGCCCCGCCGCATCTTCGCCCTCGGCGCCCTGCGGCGGGGGGAGCTGTTCGAGAGCACCGCCGTCCCGGAGATCCGCAACCAGGCGGTGACGATCGCCGCAGCCGCGGTCGACGCCGTCGCGCGAGAGGTGAGGACATGA
- a CDS encoding type II toxin-antitoxin system RatA family toxin, producing MNEHSVVLSTPRPPDEVFAVLRRQERFAEQADDLESVEVVADGEHRYALRFRGGVARWTQRTEVDVESRTLRFEQVEGDFVDLGGAWEVQATDGGSRVVHRVSFRTAVPHLAGAIDPMIARVLLRAATSVVTRSAGPAEVVEGGSALRDEVFSTA from the coding sequence ATGAACGAGCACAGCGTCGTCCTGTCCACCCCGAGGCCCCCGGACGAGGTGTTCGCCGTCCTGCGGCGCCAGGAACGCTTCGCGGAGCAGGCCGACGACCTCGAATCGGTCGAGGTCGTCGCCGACGGCGAGCACCGCTACGCCCTGCGCTTCCGCGGCGGCGTCGCCCGCTGGACGCAGCGCACCGAGGTCGACGTCGAGTCGCGCACCCTGCGCTTCGAGCAGGTCGAGGGCGACTTCGTGGACCTCGGGGGCGCCTGGGAGGTCCAGGCGACCGACGGCGGCAGCCGGGTCGTGCACCGCGTCTCGTTCCGCACCGCCGTCCCGCACCTGGCCGGCGCGATCGACCCGATGATCGCCCGCGTGCTGCTGCGCGCGGCCACGTCCGTGGTGACCCGGTCGGCGGGACCGGCGGAGGTCGTGGAGGGCGGGTCGGCGCTGCGCGACGAGGTCTTCAGCACGGCGTGA
- a CDS encoding aldehyde dehydrogenase family protein: protein MRNDLLMYPAYIDGKDVEHPEGRYVHTVTARAVLEDTVPALVLKRDLDAGLVDARSAGPAVAGGCALADDRMARHALESAARAAPEWARVPLQDRVALGLRIGERLREKRDDLVDLLVAEGQPVDLAGPTLDEYWRADFSGRTLHWCASQMETTKPNGSGYATVRRVADGVVCVNPPQNASTPNALFGASALLAGNAVVVRAPRGVPLATTHALREVVIPVLEEAGAPAGVFNVLCGPPMTDLWLESPHVDDIVYVGGSAKGLEFERAAVAAGKKPVLELAGNDCVVVWADADLDAAARSITENFRQSGQICNIPNHVIAHPAIADELLSRLVGIAAATRPGYPDEPGVVLTPVLMARAHFANIADALGRGGRLLHGGRRLEVDGTPSDTGFFLEPTVLRVDGLRTARETPAVREETFSPLLPVVVPDAAEAASDDALFDEVLRFVDGNAYGLRNSFWVRDERLVDRIATEVTNGGVVNVNDSHSAFRPFLPTHGGTGLTGGVFGEANYLMLRTSHLQGVNVTRGGAR, encoded by the coding sequence ATGAGGAACGACCTGCTGATGTACCCGGCCTACATCGACGGCAAGGACGTCGAGCACCCCGAGGGCCGCTACGTGCACACCGTCACCGCCCGTGCGGTGCTGGAGGACACGGTGCCCGCGCTGGTCCTCAAGCGGGACCTGGACGCGGGTCTGGTCGACGCGCGTTCCGCCGGACCGGCCGTGGCCGGCGGTTGCGCGCTGGCCGACGACCGGATGGCCCGGCACGCGCTGGAGTCGGCCGCCCGCGCCGCGCCCGAGTGGGCGCGGGTCCCGCTCCAGGACCGCGTGGCGCTGGGCCTGCGCATCGGGGAGCGGCTGCGGGAGAAGCGCGACGACCTCGTGGACCTGCTCGTCGCCGAGGGGCAGCCCGTGGACCTGGCCGGCCCCACCCTGGACGAGTACTGGCGCGCCGACTTCAGCGGCCGGACGCTGCACTGGTGCGCCTCCCAGATGGAGACGACCAAGCCCAACGGCTCCGGGTACGCCACCGTCCGCCGCGTCGCGGACGGCGTGGTGTGCGTCAACCCGCCGCAGAACGCCTCCACGCCCAACGCCCTGTTCGGGGCCTCGGCGCTGCTGGCGGGCAACGCCGTGGTCGTGCGCGCGCCGCGCGGCGTGCCGCTGGCCACCACGCACGCGCTGCGCGAGGTCGTCATCCCCGTGCTGGAGGAGGCCGGCGCGCCCGCCGGGGTGTTCAACGTCCTGTGCGGACCCCCGATGACGGACCTGTGGCTGGAGAGCCCGCACGTCGATGACATCGTCTACGTCGGTGGCAGCGCCAAGGGCCTGGAGTTCGAGCGCGCGGCCGTGGCCGCGGGCAAGAAACCCGTGCTGGAGCTGGCGGGCAACGACTGCGTGGTGGTGTGGGCCGACGCCGACCTCGACGCCGCCGCGCGATCCATCACCGAGAACTTCCGGCAGTCCGGCCAGATCTGCAACATCCCCAACCACGTCATCGCCCACCCGGCCATCGCCGACGAGCTGCTGTCCCGGCTGGTCGGGATCGCCGCCGCGACCAGGCCCGGCTACCCCGACGAACCCGGCGTGGTGCTCACCCCGGTGCTCATGGCCCGCGCGCACTTCGCCAACATCGCCGACGCGCTCGGCCGGGGCGGCCGGCTGCTGCACGGCGGTCGCCGGCTGGAGGTCGACGGCACGCCGTCCGACACCGGTTTCTTCCTGGAGCCCACCGTGCTGCGGGTGGACGGCCTGCGCACCGCCCGCGAGACGCCCGCCGTGCGCGAGGAGACCTTCTCGCCGCTGCTGCCGGTCGTCGTGCCCGACGCCGCCGAGGCGGCTTCCGACGACGCGCTGTTCGACGAGGTGCTCCGGTTCGTCGACGGCAACGCCTACGGCCTGCGCAACTCGTTCTGGGTGCGCGACGAGCGGCTGGTCGACCGCATCGCGACCGAGGTGACCAACGGCGGTGTGGTCAACGTCAACGACTCCCACTCGGCGTTCCGGCCGTTCCTGCCGACGCACGGTGGGACCGGCCTGACCGGCGGGGTCTTCGGCGAGGCGAACTACCTGATGCTGCGGACCTCGCACCTGCAAGGCGTCAACGTGACGCGCGGAGGAGCACGATGA
- a CDS encoding class I SAM-dependent methyltransferase, translating into MSDNAPTTAAQDWEEQAGNWIAWARRPGFDSYWRYRDAFFALVPDAARATLDLGCGEGRVSRDLGERGHRVTGVDASPTLLEAARQADPGGRYLLADAADLPLPDGGFDLVVAYNVLMDVDDLPGTVAEIGRVLEPGGRLCLSITHPITDTGSRRDGLFVLDRPYFDRHRFEDEVERDGVRMRFSGWNHPLSAYTGALEDAGLLIEALREPRVGHDEFPWHLWMRAVRP; encoded by the coding sequence GTGAGCGACAATGCGCCGACCACGGCCGCGCAGGACTGGGAAGAGCAGGCGGGGAACTGGATCGCCTGGGCGCGCAGGCCGGGTTTCGACTCGTACTGGCGCTACCGCGACGCGTTCTTCGCGCTGGTGCCGGACGCGGCCCGGGCCACCCTCGACCTGGGCTGCGGCGAGGGCCGGGTGTCCCGCGACCTCGGTGAGCGGGGGCACCGGGTCACCGGCGTCGACGCCTCGCCCACCCTGCTGGAGGCGGCGCGGCAGGCGGACCCCGGGGGGCGGTACCTGCTCGCGGACGCGGCCGACCTGCCCCTCCCGGACGGCGGGTTCGACCTCGTGGTCGCCTACAACGTGCTCATGGACGTGGACGACCTGCCGGGCACCGTCGCGGAGATCGGCCGGGTGCTCGAACCGGGCGGCAGGCTGTGCCTGTCGATCACCCACCCGATCACCGACACCGGCAGCCGCCGCGACGGCCTGTTCGTCCTGGACCGCCCCTACTTCGACCGCCACCGCTTCGAGGACGAGGTCGAACGGGACGGGGTGCGCATGAGGTTCAGCGGCTGGAACCACCCGCTGAGCGCCTACACGGGAGCACTGGAGGACGCCGGTCTGCTGATCGAGGCGCTGCGGGAGCCGCGGGTCGGCCACGACGAGTTCCCGTGGCACCTGTGGATGAGGGCGGTGCGCCCGTGA
- a CDS encoding PaaI family thioesterase — MTSIQERLYPDLPCFGCGHGNPRGLRLRSHPGDDGVVTAAFTPWPEHDNGLGFLNGGIICTVLDCHSAAAVVLEAERRGWPALPGAALPYVTAGLDVRYLRPSPLDQPVELRAVVREAAEAQMLVDVSLVWDGKPRAEATALWKRWRPRSAG, encoded by the coding sequence GTGACCAGCATCCAGGAACGCCTCTACCCCGACCTGCCCTGCTTCGGCTGCGGCCACGGCAACCCGAGGGGACTGCGCCTGCGCAGCCACCCCGGCGACGACGGCGTGGTGACCGCCGCGTTCACCCCGTGGCCCGAGCACGACAACGGGCTGGGCTTCCTCAACGGCGGCATCATCTGCACCGTCCTGGACTGCCACAGCGCGGCGGCCGTCGTCCTGGAGGCGGAACGACGCGGCTGGCCGGCCCTGCCCGGCGCCGCACTGCCCTACGTGACGGCCGGGCTGGACGTCCGCTACCTGCGGCCCTCACCCCTGGACCAGCCGGTGGAGCTGCGGGCCGTGGTCCGGGAGGCCGCCGAGGCGCAGATGCTGGTGGACGTCTCGCTCGTGTGGGACGGCAAGCCGCGCGCCGAGGCGACGGCCCTGTGGAAGCGGTGGCGTCCCCGATCCGCGGGCTGA
- a CDS encoding acyl-CoA dehydrogenase family protein, with protein sequence MDFGFTDEQRALADKVRAFAEERIAPGAARHDRDGTFMPGFFTELGRAGLTGLGIPAEHGGSGLGAVEVGIAVEELAKAEVTACYPVLNAALIGGIIDRSGTEEQKAAWLPAVAEGQSVVALVLTEPEHGTDAAAIGLRAERADDGWVLTGTKTSIMLGFHATHGLVFARTGDDGARGVTAFYLPLDRAGIERERLRDLGARAGGRATLEFDHVTAADDEVVGGEGEGFVGVMRGFDHSRALIAVMAAASAQAALDDAMAFARERTAFGKTIGQHQGVAFPLVEHATRVHAARLLAYEALWRKDAGLEHRVEANMAKWWAPRVGVEATHQALLTFGHRGWSDEHPISRRMRDAIGPEIADGTENATKLVVARQLLGREHAP encoded by the coding sequence GTGGACTTCGGTTTCACCGACGAGCAGCGGGCGCTGGCGGACAAGGTGCGGGCGTTCGCCGAGGAGAGGATCGCGCCCGGCGCGGCCCGGCACGACCGCGACGGCACGTTCATGCCCGGTTTCTTCACCGAGCTGGGACGGGCGGGCCTGACGGGTCTGGGCATCCCGGCGGAGCACGGTGGCAGCGGCCTGGGCGCGGTCGAGGTCGGCATCGCCGTGGAGGAGCTGGCGAAGGCGGAGGTGACCGCCTGCTACCCGGTGCTCAACGCCGCGCTCATCGGCGGCATCATCGACCGCAGCGGCACCGAGGAGCAGAAGGCGGCCTGGTTGCCGGCCGTGGCCGAGGGCCAGTCCGTCGTCGCCCTGGTGCTCACCGAGCCCGAGCACGGCACCGACGCCGCCGCCATCGGGCTGCGCGCCGAGCGCGCCGACGACGGCTGGGTCCTCACCGGGACCAAGACGTCCATCATGCTGGGTTTCCACGCCACCCACGGCCTGGTCTTCGCCCGCACCGGTGACGACGGCGCGCGCGGCGTGACCGCGTTCTACCTGCCGCTGGACCGCGCCGGCATCGAGCGGGAGCGCCTGCGCGACCTCGGCGCCCGCGCCGGCGGCCGCGCCACGCTGGAGTTCGACCACGTCACCGCCGCCGACGACGAGGTCGTCGGTGGGGAGGGGGAGGGCTTCGTCGGCGTCATGCGCGGCTTCGACCACTCCCGCGCGCTCATCGCCGTCATGGCCGCCGCCTCCGCGCAGGCCGCGCTGGACGACGCGATGGCGTTCGCCCGCGAGCGCACCGCGTTCGGCAAGACCATCGGTCAGCACCAGGGCGTGGCGTTCCCGCTCGTCGAGCACGCCACCCGGGTGCACGCCGCCCGCCTGCTCGCCTACGAGGCGCTGTGGCGCAAGGACGCGGGCCTGGAGCACCGCGTCGAGGCCAACATGGCCAAGTGGTGGGCCCCGCGCGTCGGCGTCGAGGCCACCCACCAGGCGCTGCTCACCTTCGGCCACCGCGGCTGGAGCGACGAGCACCCGATCAGCCGCCGCATGCGCGACGCCATCGGACCCGAGATCGCCGACGGCACCGAGAACGCCACCAAGCTCGTGGTGGCCCGGCAGCTGCTGGGCCGGGAGCACGCGCCGTAG
- the cysD gene encoding sulfate adenylyltransferase subunit CysD, translating into MSAPTKERAVTGVSVLEAEAIHILREVAGEFDKPALLFSGGKDSTVLVHLAVRAFAPLPPPFTLVHVDTGHNFPEVLEFRDDIVARFGLQLHVAEVQDWIDRGEVEERPDGLRNPLQTAPLLDTITGQGFDAVIGGGRRDEERSRAKERIFSIRDDFGRWDPRRQRVELWNLYNGMHKPGEHVRVFPISNWTELDVWRYVDERGIELPPLYFAHEREVYLRDGMWLTAGPWGGPGDDEETVAKTVRYRTVGDGSCTGAVESDAATVADIIEEIKASRLTERGAGRADDKISEAAMEDRKREGYF; encoded by the coding sequence ATGAGCGCTCCGACGAAGGAGAGGGCGGTCACCGGCGTCTCCGTGCTGGAGGCCGAGGCCATCCACATCCTGCGCGAGGTCGCGGGCGAGTTCGACAAGCCCGCGCTGCTGTTCTCCGGCGGCAAGGACTCCACCGTCCTGGTGCACCTGGCCGTGCGCGCCTTCGCGCCGCTGCCGCCGCCGTTCACCCTGGTGCACGTCGACACCGGCCACAACTTCCCCGAGGTGCTGGAGTTCCGCGACGACATCGTCGCGCGGTTCGGCCTCCAGTTGCACGTCGCCGAGGTGCAGGACTGGATCGACCGGGGCGAGGTCGAGGAGCGGCCCGACGGCCTGCGCAACCCGCTGCAGACCGCCCCGCTGCTCGACACCATCACCGGGCAGGGCTTCGACGCCGTCATCGGCGGCGGTCGCCGCGACGAGGAGCGCTCCCGCGCCAAGGAGCGGATCTTCAGCATCCGCGACGACTTCGGCCGGTGGGACCCGCGCCGCCAGCGCGTGGAGCTGTGGAACCTCTACAACGGCATGCACAAGCCCGGCGAGCACGTCCGCGTCTTCCCGATCTCCAACTGGACCGAGCTGGACGTGTGGCGCTACGTCGACGAGCGCGGCATCGAACTGCCCCCGCTGTACTTCGCGCACGAGCGCGAGGTCTACCTGCGCGACGGCATGTGGCTGACCGCCGGCCCGTGGGGCGGACCCGGCGACGACGAGGAGACCGTCGCGAAGACGGTGCGCTACCGCACGGTCGGCGACGGTTCGTGCACCGGCGCGGTCGAGTCCGACGCGGCCACCGTCGCCGACATCATCGAGGAGATCAAGGCCAGCAGGCTGACCGAGCGCGGCGCCGGCCGCGCCGACGACAAGATCTCCGAGGCAGCCATGGAAGACCGCAAGCGGGAGGGGTACTTCTGA
- a CDS encoding alpha/beta fold hydrolase → MTSSHEPAAVTHRTIDVDGIEIFVREAGPADAPVVLLPHGYPCSSFQFRNLMPALGDRWRLVAPDYPGFGYSATPDDFPYTFTGYADFLRRFTETLGLESYAIWLHDYGAQFGLRLAMHAPERVTALIIQNGDIYEDQHGPKYKPLKDFWADPTDGGREELAANVTEEGFRDEFIGEVGDDIAARVSPDLWHLHWSLTTPRRRANLVNLIADQGRTLGWFADEQAYLREHRPPTLILWGPADGYMPEGAARAYLRDLPDAELHLLDGGHWALETNLAEVVPLVRDFLTRTVPA, encoded by the coding sequence ATGACTTCGTCGCACGAGCCGGCCGCCGTCACGCACCGCACCATCGACGTCGACGGCATCGAGATCTTCGTCCGCGAAGCCGGACCCGCCGACGCGCCGGTGGTGCTGCTGCCGCACGGGTACCCCTGCTCGTCCTTCCAGTTCCGCAACCTCATGCCCGCCCTGGGCGACCGCTGGCGCCTCGTCGCACCGGACTACCCCGGCTTCGGCTACAGCGCCACCCCCGACGACTTCCCCTACACCTTCACCGGCTACGCCGACTTCCTGCGCCGCTTCACCGAGACCCTCGGTCTGGAGAGCTACGCGATCTGGCTGCACGACTACGGCGCCCAGTTCGGCCTGCGCCTGGCCATGCACGCCCCCGAGCGGGTGACCGCCCTGATCATCCAGAACGGCGACATCTACGAGGACCAGCACGGCCCCAAGTACAAGCCGCTCAAGGACTTCTGGGCCGATCCCACCGACGGGGGCCGCGAGGAGCTGGCGGCCAACGTGACGGAGGAAGGCTTCCGCGACGAGTTCATCGGCGAGGTGGGCGACGACATCGCCGCCCGCGTCAGCCCCGACCTGTGGCACCTGCACTGGTCCCTGACCACGCCGCGGCGGCGCGCCAACCTGGTGAACCTGATCGCCGACCAGGGCCGAACCCTCGGCTGGTTCGCCGACGAGCAGGCCTACCTGCGCGAGCACCGCCCGCCCACGCTCATCCTGTGGGGGCCCGCCGACGGCTACATGCCCGAGGGCGCGGCCCGCGCCTACCTCCGCGACCTGCCCGACGCCGAGCTGCACCTGCTCGACGGCGGGCACTGGGCGCTGGAGACCAACCTCGCCGAGGTGGTCCCGCTCGTCCGCGACTTCCTGACCAGGACCGTCCCCGCGTAG